One region of Collinsella aerofaciens ATCC 25986 genomic DNA includes:
- a CDS encoding cation diffusion facilitator family transporter produces the protein MLFVNRLVHTLVPGSESEPVDTSCRTNAGFAASLICIGLNITLCLAKGIAGLLAGSVSLIADAFNNLSDASSNIVSLLGFRLASRPADEGHPYGHGRYEYLAGLFVAVLVCAVGINLILESVTKIIKPSPTAYTFISLAALATSMLVKLWMAAFNRTLGNRIDSETLIATAQDSKNDVITSGSVLAAALISQATGFDLDGWAGLGVGIFICISGMGLVRNAISPLLGQAPDPKLVQAIRDKIMSYPQVLGTHDLMVHDYGPGRQFASAHVEMPGEGDAFEHHEILDTIEHDIKRQMGIGITLHCDPIATTGDDLRGWVKRGVMQIDPALSIHDLHEHDGFVSFDLVRPDGFDISDEELLELVTRIVHERRPDVSCVVTFDSGFSSPERPAEQL, from the coding sequence ATGCTATTTGTAAATCGGCTGGTACATACGCTTGTTCCCGGCAGCGAAAGCGAGCCGGTCGATACCTCCTGCCGCACCAACGCGGGTTTTGCCGCAAGCCTCATTTGCATCGGCCTCAACATCACGCTGTGCCTGGCCAAGGGCATCGCGGGTCTGCTCGCCGGCTCCGTCTCCCTCATCGCCGACGCTTTCAACAACCTCTCCGATGCCTCGAGCAACATTGTGAGCCTGCTCGGTTTCCGCCTTGCCAGCCGCCCGGCAGACGAAGGCCACCCCTATGGTCACGGCCGCTACGAGTACCTAGCCGGCCTGTTCGTCGCCGTCCTGGTTTGCGCCGTCGGCATCAACCTGATTCTCGAGTCGGTCACCAAGATCATCAAGCCCTCGCCCACCGCTTACACGTTTATTTCCCTTGCGGCACTGGCTACGTCCATGCTCGTTAAGCTCTGGATGGCAGCGTTCAACCGCACGCTGGGCAACCGCATCGATTCCGAGACACTCATCGCCACGGCGCAGGACTCCAAAAACGACGTCATCACCTCGGGCTCGGTCTTAGCGGCGGCGCTTATTTCGCAAGCGACAGGCTTTGACCTCGACGGCTGGGCAGGCCTGGGTGTGGGCATCTTCATCTGCATCAGCGGCATGGGCCTAGTGCGCAACGCCATCAGCCCGTTGCTGGGGCAAGCGCCCGACCCCAAGCTCGTCCAGGCAATCCGCGACAAGATCATGTCCTATCCGCAGGTCTTGGGCACACACGACCTGATGGTGCACGACTACGGCCCCGGTCGTCAGTTTGCCAGCGCCCACGTGGAGATGCCCGGCGAGGGCGACGCGTTTGAGCACCACGAGATCCTGGACACCATCGAGCACGACATCAAGCGCCAGATGGGCATTGGGATCACGCTGCACTGCGACCCCATCGCGACAACCGGCGACGACCTGCGCGGCTGGGTCAAGCGCGGCGTCATGCAGATCGATCCCGCGCTCTCCATCCACGACCTGCACGAGCACGACGGGTTCGTTTCGTTTGACCTGGTGCGTCCCGACGGCTTTGACATATCCGACGAGGAGCTGCTGGAGCTCGTCACGCGCATCGTGCATGAGCGCCGGCCCGACGTCTCGTGCGTCGTCACGTTCGATTCGGGCTTTAGCTCGCCCGAGCGTCCGGCCGAGCAGCTGTAG
- a CDS encoding PDDEXK nuclease domain-containing protein, protein MGELVNRGESAIVPEVFYKQVSSILNAARDKAYTAVNFAMVEAYWEIGKSIVDEQGGEERAKYGEALLKALAIRLTKDFGKGFEARELRKMRQFYLAFPIRDSLRPELSWTHYRRLIRIPDPEARTWYMNECADSRWSTRQLERQINTMFRERLLASKDKEAVTQEIQESAPARRPEDIIRDPYVLEFLGFSDDTAFRESDLEQALITHLQKFLLELGRGFAFEARQKRITFDGRHFYIDLVFYNYLMRCFVLIDLKTDDLTHQDLGQMQMYVNYYTRELMNEGDNPPIGIVLCADKSDSIVEYTLPEDNDQVFAAKYLPYLPSKEELARELSAEYRAINEATNGEAQG, encoded by the coding sequence ATGGGCGAACTGGTAAACCGTGGAGAATCGGCAATCGTGCCAGAAGTTTTTTACAAGCAGGTTTCCTCGATTCTCAACGCCGCTCGCGACAAGGCCTATACCGCCGTTAACTTTGCGATGGTTGAGGCGTATTGGGAGATCGGCAAGAGCATTGTTGATGAGCAGGGCGGAGAGGAGCGCGCCAAGTATGGAGAGGCGCTGCTCAAGGCCCTCGCAATCAGACTTACCAAGGATTTTGGTAAAGGTTTTGAAGCAAGAGAGCTGCGTAAAATGCGTCAGTTCTATCTTGCATTTCCAATTCGGGACTCACTGCGTCCCGAATTGAGTTGGACACATTATCGCAGGTTAATACGCATTCCTGACCCCGAAGCTCGCACCTGGTACATGAACGAATGCGCCGATTCTCGCTGGAGCACGCGTCAGCTCGAGCGCCAGATCAACACCATGTTCCGCGAGCGCCTGCTTGCCAGCAAGGACAAGGAGGCCGTCACCCAGGAAATCCAAGAGAGCGCCCCGGCTCGTCGCCCCGAGGATATCATCCGCGATCCATATGTACTGGAGTTTTTAGGTTTCTCGGACGATACTGCGTTTCGCGAGAGCGATCTAGAGCAGGCGCTCATCACACATCTTCAGAAGTTCCTGCTGGAGCTTGGCCGTGGCTTCGCTTTCGAGGCGCGCCAAAAGCGTATCACCTTTGATGGGCGCCATTTCTATATTGACCTTGTGTTTTACAACTATCTGATGCGCTGCTTCGTGCTTATCGACCTTAAGACGGACGATCTTACGCACCAGGACTTGGGCCAGATGCAAATGTATGTGAACTACTACACGCGCGAGCTCATGAACGAAGGCGACAATCCGCCCATAGGCATCGTGCTCTGCGCGGACAAAAGCGATTCGATTGTCGAGTACACGCTGCCCGAAGACAACGACCAAGTGTTTGCCGCCAAATACCTGCCGTATCTTCCAAGTAAGGAAGAGCTGGCGCGCGAGCTGAGTGCCGAGTACCGCGCCATCAACGAAGCGACTAATGGCGAAGCACAAGGATAG
- a CDS encoding ADP-ribosylglycohydrolase family protein yields MTDRPKTTLRDCIYGLAVGDALGVPYEFRPRGTFECADMIGYGTHGQPAGTWSDDTSMTLATCDSIRELGHIETADMRDKFVGWITRGEYTIDGVFDYGGTTARALHTGKGGSGERDNGNGSLMRIAPLAFTDATDEEVSKVSAITHAHRTSTDACVIFVELMRDVLNGVLPSWVLQLKDVPERGIRSGGFVRDTLKAAAWCFVNTNSYEDCVLAAVNLGDDTDTTAAVAGALAGTAYGIDAIPQEWIDTLRGKELIERCLF; encoded by the coding sequence ATGACAGACAGACCGAAAACAACACTGCGCGACTGCATCTATGGGCTCGCCGTCGGCGACGCACTGGGCGTTCCTTACGAGTTCAGGCCCCGCGGCACGTTTGAATGCGCGGACATGATTGGCTACGGCACGCATGGGCAGCCCGCCGGCACCTGGAGCGACGACACATCCATGACGCTTGCCACCTGTGACTCGATTAGGGAGCTCGGGCACATCGAAACCGCGGACATGCGCGACAAGTTCGTCGGTTGGATTACCCGTGGCGAGTATACGATCGACGGCGTTTTCGATTACGGCGGCACGACCGCCCGCGCCTTGCACACCGGCAAAGGTGGCTCCGGCGAGCGCGACAACGGTAACGGTTCGCTCATGCGCATCGCGCCCCTGGCGTTCACCGATGCGACAGACGAAGAGGTCAGCAAGGTCTCCGCGATCACGCACGCTCACAGAACATCGACCGACGCATGCGTCATATTTGTCGAGCTGATGAGAGACGTGTTGAACGGCGTGCTCCCCTCATGGGTGCTCCAGCTGAAAGACGTGCCCGAGCGTGGAATCAGGTCTGGCGGCTTCGTGCGCGACACGCTTAAGGCAGCCGCCTGGTGCTTTGTCAACACTAACAGCTACGAAGATTGCGTGCTTGCCGCCGTCAACCTGGGCGACGACACCGACACCACCGCAGCCGTCGCAGGCGCGCTCGCGGGCACGGCGTACGGTATCGACGCAATTCCGCAGGAGTGGATCGACACCCTGCGCGGCAAAGAGCTGATAGAACGGTGTTTGTTTTAG
- a CDS encoding C69 family dipeptidase has product MPCTTILVGKNASYDGSTLVARNEDSSNGVFEPKRMRVVHPDEQPRVYTSVLSHLTVELPDNPMRYTSVPDVVPGHGIWAEAGFNELNVGMSATETLTTNERVRGADPLVDYVPAKGNEGEDGYVPAQPGGLGEEDMVTLVLPYAKSARDGVRILGDLLERYGTYENNGIAFSDVDEIWWLETIGGHHWIAKRVPDDAYVTMPNQLGIDSFDLDDAEGAQVDHMCSADLRSWMAEWHLDLTLGVEGDGPAAVFNPREAFGSHSDSDHVYNTPRAWYMQRCLNPSDVWDGPDADYTPESDDIPWSRVPERKVTIEDIKYVLSSHYQGTEYDCYGSKGTPATRGAYRPIGINRNSQLAVLQLRPYAQPAYRAVQWMAFGSNSFNALVPLYANVETMPEYYADTQARVTSENFYWANRLIGALADVRFHECGRAVEDYQEKVGGMGHKQIHDVDAAVAALPEAEVPSELARANEAFAERVRVETDALLGKVLFTTSCAMKNSFAMNDNVR; this is encoded by the coding sequence ATGCCGTGCACAACGATTTTGGTTGGTAAGAACGCGAGCTACGACGGCTCGACGCTGGTTGCCCGCAATGAGGACTCGTCCAACGGGGTGTTTGAGCCCAAGCGCATGCGCGTGGTGCACCCCGACGAGCAGCCGCGTGTCTACACGAGCGTCCTGAGCCACCTGACCGTTGAGCTGCCCGACAACCCCATGCGTTACACGAGCGTCCCCGACGTTGTTCCGGGTCACGGCATTTGGGCCGAGGCCGGCTTCAATGAGCTCAATGTTGGCATGTCCGCAACCGAGACGCTCACCACCAACGAGCGCGTCCGCGGCGCCGATCCGCTCGTGGACTATGTGCCCGCCAAGGGTAACGAAGGCGAGGACGGCTATGTTCCGGCGCAGCCCGGTGGTTTGGGCGAGGAGGATATGGTGACCCTGGTGCTGCCGTACGCCAAGTCCGCCCGCGACGGCGTGCGCATCCTGGGCGACCTGCTCGAGCGCTACGGCACCTACGAGAACAACGGCATCGCCTTTAGTGACGTGGACGAGATCTGGTGGCTCGAGACCATCGGCGGCCATCACTGGATCGCCAAGCGCGTGCCCGACGACGCCTATGTGACCATGCCCAACCAGCTGGGTATCGATAGCTTTGACCTGGACGATGCCGAGGGCGCTCAGGTCGACCACATGTGCTCCGCTGACCTGCGCTCCTGGATGGCCGAGTGGCATCTGGACCTGACGCTGGGCGTCGAGGGCGACGGTCCCGCCGCGGTCTTTAACCCGCGCGAGGCCTTTGGCTCGCACAGCGACAGCGACCACGTCTACAACACGCCGCGCGCCTGGTACATGCAGCGCTGCCTCAACCCCAGCGACGTGTGGGATGGCCCCGACGCCGACTACACGCCCGAGAGCGACGATATCCCCTGGAGCCGCGTGCCCGAGCGCAAGGTGACCATCGAGGACATCAAGTACGTGCTCTCGAGCCACTACCAGGGCACGGAGTACGACTGCTACGGCAGCAAGGGCACGCCCGCTACGCGTGGTGCCTATCGCCCCATCGGCATCAACCGCAACAGCCAGCTTGCCGTGTTGCAGCTGCGCCCCTATGCGCAGCCGGCCTATCGCGCCGTGCAGTGGATGGCGTTTGGCTCCAACTCGTTTAACGCGCTGGTTCCGCTGTACGCCAACGTCGAGACCATGCCCGAGTACTATGCCGACACGCAGGCTCGCGTAACGTCCGAAAACTTCTACTGGGCCAACCGCCTGATCGGCGCCCTGGCCGACGTCCGTTTCCATGAGTGCGGCCGCGCTGTGGAGGACTATCAGGAGAAGGTCGGTGGCATGGGTCACAAGCAGATCCATGACGTCGACGCTGCCGTAGCCGCTCTGCCCGAGGCCGAGGTGCCTTCCGAGCTTGCACGCGCCAACGAGGCCTTTGCCGAGCGTGTTCGCGTGGAGACCGATGCCCTGCTGGGCAAGGTGCTCTTCACCACGAGCTGCGCCATGAAGAACTCTTTCGCGATGAACGACAACGTGAGGTAG
- a CDS encoding cyclodeaminase/cyclohydrolase family protein — MSQEMMDKTCRGFAEALAAREPVPGGGSASAFVGALGASLCGMVARYGATNPALADRADDLTHAFAQADELAQELVDLVAEDVRAYGQVSAAYGISREDPARPAAIQDALHVAAMPPYRIMDACGRALALLEDMADKGSRQLLSDVACGAVFCRAAMQGASLTLFANTTSMKDRARAEELEAACDELLDTWLPRADALARRAADAARKRK, encoded by the coding sequence ATGAGCCAAGAGATGATGGACAAGACCTGCCGTGGATTTGCCGAGGCGCTGGCCGCGCGCGAGCCGGTTCCCGGCGGTGGCAGCGCGAGCGCCTTTGTGGGCGCGCTGGGCGCCTCGCTGTGCGGAATGGTCGCACGCTACGGGGCGACGAACCCCGCGCTTGCCGATCGCGCGGACGATTTGACGCACGCGTTTGCCCAGGCAGACGAGCTGGCTCAGGAGCTTGTCGACTTGGTTGCCGAGGATGTTCGAGCCTACGGGCAGGTGTCGGCGGCGTACGGTATTTCGCGCGAGGATCCGGCTCGACCGGCTGCGATTCAAGATGCGTTGCATGTGGCAGCCATGCCGCCGTACCGCATTATGGATGCCTGCGGTCGTGCGCTGGCACTGCTCGAGGACATGGCAGACAAAGGTTCGCGCCAACTGCTGTCCGACGTGGCTTGTGGCGCCGTGTTCTGCCGCGCCGCCATGCAGGGTGCGAGCCTGACGCTCTTTGCCAACACCACATCTATGAAAGACCGGGCGCGCGCCGAGGAACTCGAGGCGGCGTGCGATGAGCTGCTGGATACGTGGCTGCCGCGCGCCGATGCACTGGCGCGCCGCGCTGCCGACGCCGCAAGGAAGAGGAAATAG
- a CDS encoding IS256 family transposase: protein MEGKAMPQEESVLRLGRDEALEAARLWQECGDAREFACRVLGGVMNALMDSEAQQMCGASRNERSDGRENSRNGYRPRSLKTAVGDVELEIPKLRHGTYYPEGMLARWSRVDTSVAAIVQEMYVCGVSTRKVERVASRLGISSLSSSEVSSLCSDLDAEVAEFRRRDLSGTPCCYLWLDATYMSCRVGSSVVSQGVVTAIGLGADGRKHFLGCDVVDTESEDSWAAFLGGLRERGLAGVRLVVSDSHAGLVAAVSRLFQGCAWQRCVTHLQRNLQSACSGRPEDSKAAVRDLVHAAVYQDDPDLARCVWAEAAPWVASVSARAGEVFEQAEDSALAFTAFPRAHWAKLRTNNVQERANREIKRRYRVVQSFPSRESMLRLTCASLMETEGQWSQQRVFSEASAAEGFAEPADRPAPTEGRRRALGRRAREIVDEIVERRGLKKE, encoded by the coding sequence ATGGAAGGAAAGGCGATGCCCCAAGAAGAGAGTGTACTGCGCCTCGGCCGCGACGAGGCCCTCGAGGCGGCGAGGCTTTGGCAGGAGTGCGGCGACGCGCGCGAGTTCGCGTGCAGGGTGCTGGGCGGCGTGATGAACGCGCTGATGGACTCCGAGGCCCAGCAGATGTGCGGCGCGAGCCGCAACGAGCGCAGCGACGGCAGGGAGAACAGCCGCAACGGCTACCGCCCCAGGTCGCTCAAGACCGCCGTTGGCGACGTGGAGCTCGAGATACCCAAGCTCAGGCACGGCACCTACTACCCCGAGGGCATGCTCGCGCGATGGTCGCGCGTCGACACCTCGGTGGCCGCCATCGTGCAGGAGATGTACGTGTGCGGCGTATCCACCCGCAAGGTCGAGCGCGTGGCGTCCAGGCTGGGCATATCCTCGCTGTCGAGCTCGGAGGTCTCGAGCCTCTGCTCCGACCTCGACGCCGAGGTGGCGGAGTTCCGCCGCCGCGACCTGTCGGGCACGCCGTGCTGCTACCTGTGGCTCGACGCCACCTACATGAGCTGCAGGGTCGGCTCGTCGGTCGTCTCGCAGGGCGTCGTGACCGCGATCGGGCTGGGCGCCGACGGGCGCAAGCACTTCCTGGGCTGCGACGTGGTCGACACCGAGAGCGAGGACTCCTGGGCGGCATTCCTCGGCGGGCTGCGCGAGCGCGGGCTGGCCGGCGTTCGCCTCGTGGTCTCCGACAGCCACGCCGGGCTCGTGGCCGCCGTCTCGCGCCTGTTCCAGGGCTGCGCCTGGCAGCGCTGCGTGACGCACCTGCAGCGCAACCTCCAGAGCGCCTGCTCGGGCAGGCCCGAGGACTCCAAGGCGGCCGTCAGGGACCTCGTGCACGCCGCGGTCTACCAGGACGACCCCGACCTCGCGCGCTGCGTGTGGGCCGAGGCGGCGCCCTGGGTGGCGTCGGTGTCCGCCAGGGCCGGCGAGGTCTTCGAGCAGGCCGAGGACTCCGCGCTGGCGTTCACGGCCTTCCCCAGGGCGCACTGGGCCAAGCTCCGCACCAACAACGTCCAGGAGCGCGCCAACCGCGAGATCAAGCGCCGCTACAGGGTCGTGCAGTCCTTCCCCTCGAGGGAGTCGATGCTGCGCCTGACGTGCGCGAGCCTCATGGAGACCGAGGGACAGTGGTCCCAGCAGCGCGTGTTCTCCGAGGCCTCGGCCGCCGAGGGCTTCGCCGAGCCCGCGGACAGGCCGGCCCCGACGGAGGGGAGGCGCCGCGCGCTCGGGCGGCGCGCCAGGGAGATAGTGGACGAGATAGTCGAGAGGCGCGGCCTCAAGAAGGAGTAA
- a CDS encoding bifunctional 5,10-methylenetetrahydrofolate dehydrogenase/5,10-methenyltetrahydrofolate cyclohydrolase encodes MAELLKGAPVARALTEELAARCAALREQGVVPMLAIVRVGEREDDLSYERGALKRCEKVGIEARRVLLPVDVSQDELLAAIKDINADPAVHGCLMFRPLPAGLDEDAVAAALDPAKDVDSMTPASLLTTLSGRGEGFAPCTAEAVLALLDHYGVELDGAKVAVVGRSLVIGRPVAAMLTARNATVTTCHTHTRDLAAECRAADIVVAAVGRARTIGADAVRGGQTIIDVGINWDEAAGKLVGDVDFDAAEPIVGAITPVPGGVGAVTTAILAKHVIEAAERASK; translated from the coding sequence ATGGCAGAGCTGCTCAAAGGGGCCCCTGTTGCCCGTGCTTTGACCGAGGAGCTCGCTGCTCGTTGCGCCGCCCTGCGCGAACAGGGCGTTGTGCCGATGCTGGCCATCGTTCGCGTGGGCGAGCGCGAGGACGATCTATCCTACGAGCGCGGTGCCCTCAAGCGCTGCGAGAAGGTTGGCATTGAGGCTCGCCGCGTTTTACTCCCTGTAGATGTTTCGCAGGATGAGCTGCTGGCGGCTATTAAGGACATCAATGCCGACCCCGCTGTTCATGGCTGCCTGATGTTTCGTCCGTTGCCCGCTGGGCTTGACGAGGATGCGGTTGCCGCGGCACTCGATCCCGCCAAGGATGTTGACTCCATGACACCGGCCTCGCTGCTCACCACGCTTTCGGGTCGTGGCGAGGGCTTTGCTCCCTGCACGGCCGAGGCCGTGTTGGCGTTGCTGGACCATTACGGTGTTGAGCTGGATGGGGCAAAGGTCGCGGTTGTTGGTCGGTCGCTGGTAATTGGTCGTCCCGTTGCCGCCATGCTTACGGCTCGCAATGCCACGGTGACGACGTGCCATACGCATACGCGTGACTTGGCTGCCGAGTGCCGTGCAGCTGATATTGTGGTTGCGGCCGTTGGACGCGCGCGCACGATTGGCGCGGATGCGGTTCGTGGGGGCCAGACGATCATCGATGTCGGCATTAATTGGGACGAGGCCGCTGGCAAGCTGGTCGGCGATGTCGATTTTGATGCTGCGGAACCGATCGTTGGCGCAATTACTCCCGTGCCGGGCGGCGTGGGCGCTGTGACCACGGCGATTCTCGCCAAGCACGTGATCGAGGCGGCGGAGCGCGCATCGAAATAG
- a CDS encoding phosphatidylinositol-specific phospholipase C, giving the protein MSHVDGSKYLDELSIPGTHDSGTCSVDNDTEPQTSLAKCQQDYIPTQLLEGIRYFDIRLGKNDDKGDPGIDHGICYLLKKDGGYMQLSNVIGYFKTFLNEHPSEALIMLVSRGNDEATDESVTTAFANVMGNNSDLFYTSSHVPTLNEVRGKIVLLRRFRLAGDSVDGHTWGLDLTEWDDKIKAHSGKSMCLVKYEQGFEAAGNTGDKEPYSTAVYAQDHYDCTGSSKIDWVDMALKAASEFERSTVDITAADGTTVQATERCWFINYTSCTQNNPFTAARVVNEHLYKSSYINNTGVEGTKENCRKHIGIIASDFVDAALARSIYQRNYDTEHKQATSCYLPARMRMTYGDSLSDASLQDGKTVGEGHFRLVDSSNVLNVAASGHTFAIEYVDVDALGNETVTGLQGSVPIDIDPRALTPHFEGLEGLKAGEDVRAKIAASLEGKLETDACTAQLEFVHDANGAPGTAMAEGEAFAAGTYWVRAKGLLGDAAKNYTLATDGAASFTVTTSGNAGATDTGDGNGNGTNAGGADKNDKGNKRKGSGEKLAGTGDNSGIAAGLAAAAVATTVAGAAMLASDRENNEGASE; this is encoded by the coding sequence ATGAGCCACGTCGATGGCAGCAAGTACCTCGACGAGCTGAGCATCCCGGGAACTCACGATTCGGGCACCTGCAGCGTCGACAACGACACCGAGCCCCAAACCTCGCTTGCAAAGTGCCAGCAGGATTACATCCCCACGCAGCTGCTCGAAGGCATTCGCTATTTTGATATCCGACTTGGAAAGAACGACGATAAAGGCGACCCCGGCATCGACCATGGAATATGCTACCTGCTCAAAAAAGACGGGGGCTATATGCAGCTCTCCAATGTCATCGGTTACTTCAAAACATTTTTGAACGAACACCCGTCAGAAGCGCTCATCATGCTTGTGTCACGAGGCAACGACGAGGCTACCGACGAAAGTGTTACGACGGCTTTTGCCAATGTTATGGGCAATAACTCCGATCTGTTCTATACGTCGAGCCATGTCCCCACACTGAACGAGGTGCGCGGAAAGATCGTCCTGCTGCGTCGATTTAGGCTCGCCGGCGACAGCGTAGACGGCCACACGTGGGGCCTCGACCTCACCGAATGGGATGACAAGATCAAGGCGCATTCCGGAAAGTCCATGTGCCTCGTGAAATACGAGCAAGGCTTTGAGGCTGCGGGCAATACGGGCGACAAAGAGCCCTATAGCACAGCGGTATATGCCCAAGACCATTACGACTGCACGGGATCCAGTAAGATCGACTGGGTCGATATGGCCCTGAAGGCAGCGTCCGAGTTCGAGCGCAGCACCGTAGATATCACTGCCGCGGACGGGACAACGGTGCAGGCAACGGAGCGCTGCTGGTTTATCAACTACACGAGCTGCACGCAAAACAACCCTTTTACCGCAGCGCGAGTGGTCAACGAGCACCTGTACAAGAGCTCGTATATAAACAATACCGGAGTTGAGGGCACAAAAGAGAACTGCCGTAAGCACATTGGCATCATTGCGTCCGACTTTGTTGACGCGGCACTGGCACGGAGCATCTACCAGCGCAATTACGATACGGAGCACAAGCAGGCAACTTCGTGCTACCTCCCAGCCCGCATGCGCATGACATATGGCGACTCGTTGAGCGATGCCTCACTCCAGGATGGAAAGACCGTTGGCGAGGGTCATTTCCGCCTTGTCGACAGCAGTAACGTACTCAACGTGGCGGCTTCGGGCCATACGTTTGCCATCGAATACGTTGATGTCGATGCCTTGGGCAACGAGACCGTTACGGGGCTGCAGGGTTCCGTGCCCATCGATATCGACCCGCGCGCGCTGACGCCCCATTTTGAGGGGCTTGAAGGCCTTAAGGCCGGCGAAGACGTGCGCGCCAAGATTGCGGCATCACTCGAGGGCAAGCTCGAAACCGATGCCTGCACGGCCCAGCTCGAGTTTGTGCACGACGCGAACGGCGCTCCGGGAACGGCGATGGCCGAGGGCGAGGCATTTGCCGCGGGGACGTATTGGGTGCGTGCGAAAGGCCTGTTGGGCGACGCGGCGAAAAACTACACGCTTGCCACCGACGGAGCCGCAAGCTTTACTGTGACGACTTCGGGCAACGCGGGCGCTACGGACACCGGCGACGGCAACGGCAACGGCACCAACGCAGGCGGCGCCGACAAGAACGACAAGGGCAACAAGCGCAAGGGCTCAGGCGAAAAGCTTGCCGGCACAGGCGACAACTCTGGCATTGCCGCCGGGCTCGCCGCTGCCGCCGTGGCGACGACGGTCGCCGGCGCAGCAATGCTTGCCAGCGACCGCGAAAACAACGAAGGCGCTAGCGAATAG